The DNA window CTCATCAAGCAATACGTTGAGGCTAAGTGAGGTCAGGGCGCTAGCTCCGCGTGAGGGATGCGTGCGAAGGGAGTTAACGATGGCAAGCGGCGTAGTTCCATACGTGCCAGCGCTGGTAGCCGTGCCGCCACGCAGAATGGCTTCGGCCTTCATCAGCAGCACATCGGCCAGCCGGAAGGTCACGTGGTCATTGTCGCAGCTGTTGCCGCTATTAAGCTCGCTCGCGTAATCGACGGGGTATTTAATAGGACGGATTCCCTTGGCCTCAAGGTCGGCACCTTTTTCAAAAAGGTTAATGTCTTTGGTAAATACCAGCGGCGCCCCGCCCCGCGTGGTGAGTGGGGCATCGGTGGTAAGATTATACTGTTGACCGACGAGAAAGCCCACATTGATGCGCTTACCGGGATTAGGAGGGCCACCAGCGGTTTCGTAGGCTACCCCGCGGCGCTTGTCGTTGGCCTCGAACAAGTCGTAGAGCTCAGCCGTCGTCGCTGGGCCATTGTAGCCGTTCACGGGTTGCATATTGTAGTGCGACACGAATTTCCACAAGTCGCGCAAAGGCCCGCTGTTACCACGATTATTTTCCTGCGTGAAGATGTTCTCTTTGCCAATCGCTGTGTTATTAGGCGCGAAGTTGTCAAAGTAGTTAGTAGTGAATGAATACTTGCCGCCGTTAATAATCTCGTCGGCCAGCTTAATCACTTGGTTCATGTCGTCCGCCGCGAAGGTTGGGCTCTGGCGGTTGGCGTACACGCCCTTGTTGAGATAGCACTTCATGAGCAGTACCCGGGCCGCATCCTTGTTGGCCTTACCAGCAGGCCCGTCAGGCAGGTCCTTTTGAATTGCGTTAAGCTCACTGACGATAAAGTTCAATGCCTCGGTGCCTTTGCGTACCCTGGCCAGGTTGTTCAGTCGCTCGCCCGGCTCCCGGTACAGCACCTGGTCGTACAGGTCTAGCAGCAGGTACTCAGCCCAGGCCCGCACGAACCGTGACTCCGCCTGCTGTTGCGCCGTAGGATTAAAGCGCAATAGGTCGGTGGAGGCGAATTCGATGCCTTCGAGTTGGTTGAAGGTATCACGCACCCGCTCGTTGTTGCCATCCCAGGTGTGATTGAACAGCTGCCGCCACTTGCCGTTGTCGTCCCAGTCGGGCCCGCGGGTGGGCATGATGCGGGCATCGGTAGATACTTCTTGGAGCGCAAACACGCTCACGTGGCCCTGAATGGGGTCGCGCTGGGCATTGT is part of the Hymenobacter volaticus genome and encodes:
- a CDS encoding RagB/SusD family nutrient uptake outer membrane protein, with product MNYNKIAYALVLLGLLQGTTGCELDEKLQGELTADQIPKGDPAALLQGVYNAQRDPIQGHVSVFALQEVSTDARIMPTRGPDWDDNGKWRQLFNHTWDGNNERVRDTFNQLEGIEFASTDLLRFNPTAQQQAESRFVRAWAEYLLLDLYDQVLYREPGERLNNLARVRKGTEALNFIVSELNAIQKDLPDGPAGKANKDAARVLLMKCYLNKGVYANRQSPTFAADDMNQVIKLADEIINGGKYSFTTNYFDNFAPNNTAIGKENIFTQENNRGNSGPLRDLWKFVSHYNMQPVNGYNGPATTAELYDLFEANDKRRGVAYETAGGPPNPGKRINVGFLVGQQYNLTTDAPLTTRGGAPLVFTKDINLFEKGADLEAKGIRPIKYPVDYASELNSGNSCDNDHVTFRLADVLLMKAEAILRGGTATSAGTYGTTPLAIVNSLRTHPSRGASALTSLSLNVLLDERGRELYSESWRRQDMIRFGTFLRARKDKPESNPKYLVYPVPQQQVDINSNITQNPGY